The Clostridiales bacterium FE2011 sequence GCGGCTTCGGGATGGAACTGGACGGTGAAGCATTTCAGGTCCGGATAATCCATGCCTTCGCAGCTTCCGTCATTGGCGTTCCGGAAGGATTCGGTACCGATGCCCTTCAGGGAATCCGCCACGACCGCGTAACCGTGGTTCTGGGAAGTGATATAGGTACGGCCGGCAGCCAGGTCGCGCACGGGCTGATTGCCGCCGCGGTGGCCGTATTTCAGCTTGATGGTGTCTCCGCCAAGGGCAAGGGCAGCCAGCTGGTGGCCGAGGCAGATGCCGAAGACAGGCAGTTTGCCGATCAGCTTTTTGAGTTCGCCAATGCAGAAAGTGTTTTCCTTCGGATCTCCGGGACCGTTGGACAGCATGATACCGTCCGGATCGGAGGCCAGGATGGTTTCGGCGGTAGTGCGGGCAGGCCACACCGTAACGGAGCAGCCGCGCTTCTGCAGGCTGCGGATGATATTGTGCTTGGCTCCGTAATCGATCAGGGCGACACGGCAGATTTCCTTACCTTCGGCAGGGAAGGATTCTTTCACGGCTTCCGTGACGGAATCCACGGCATCTTTCACTGTGAAATTCCTGATCTCGCTGAGATCCGACGGGATCTCGTCGCAGATCATGGCGTTCATGACGCCCTCTTCCCGGGTGATGCGGACGATCTCACGGGTGTCCACGCCGCACAGGCCGGGGATGCCTTTGGCCACCAGGTATTCATTCAGCGGATAGGCAGAGCGGAAGTTGGAAGGTGTGTCGCACAGTTCACGGACGATATAGCCGAACAGTTCGCTGTGCCCTTCAAAGTCTTCCTCGATTACGCCGTAGTTGCCGATCAGGGGGAAGGTCTGGGTGACGATCTGACCGTAATAACTGGGGTCCGTCAGGGTTTCCAGGTAGCCTTCCATACCGGTAGTGAAAACCAGTTCACCGATCCGATCGATGTGCGCGCCGATGCGGCGGCCTTCAAAGACGGTTCCGTTTGCAAGCACAAGATAAGCCATAGTTCAAACTCCTTAGGTATAAAGTAGGAGGTAGTTACAAGGTAGGAGGTAGGAGGTAGGAGGTAAAAGGTTATTTGCAGGCAGCTTTGATGACGTCTGCGGCTTTGATCAGGAGTTCGTCCGGGGTGTTCAGGGCGGGGAGAAGGCGGACTTTATCCTTTGCGGTGAGGCAGAGAACGCCGTTTTCCCTGCAGGCGGCCAGAACTTCTGCGGCGGGTTTGGTGGTCTTCAGACCGATCATCAGACCCAGACCGGAGATGCTTTCGATTCCGGGAGCACCCTCCAGCAGGCTGCGGATCAGCTGGCTCTTGCGGGTGACCTCAGCGAGAAAGTCATCTGTCAGCCGCTCCACAATGGAGAGCGCAGCTGCCGCTGCGATCGGATTGCCACCGAAGGTGGAACCGTGATCGCCGTAGGAAAGGACATCCTTCACTTTCTCGCTCATCAGGGTGGCGCCCATGGGCAGGCCACCGGCCAGTCCCTTGGCGGTAGAAACCACATCAGGCTGCAGACCGTATTGCATATAGGCGTACATGGTGCCGGTGCGGCCGTTGCCGGTCTGCACTTCGTCCACCATGAGCAGGATATCCTGCTCCTTCAGGAAGGCAGCCAGCTCCTTCACGAAATCCGGAGCCAGGGCGATGACGCCGCCTTCACCCTGTACCATCTCGATGAGAACCGCGGCGACAGTGCCGTTAGCGCAAAGCTTTTTCAGCGCATCCATATCTCCGGCAGGGAAAGAAGCAAAGCCGGGAGTCAGAGGCTGGAAGAGTTCGTGAAAGTGATCCTGTCCGGTGGCGGCCAGGGTGGTCAGGGTCCGGCCATGGAAGCTCTGCTCCAGCGTCACAATAGTAGAGCAGGCGGGTCCTTTGTGTTCCGCGGCCCATTTCCGGGCAACCTTGATGGCGCATTCATTGGCTTCTGCTCCGGAATTGGAGAAGAACACCTTGGACATGCCGGTCTTATCACACAGGGCCTTGGCCAGGTTGGCACAGGGAGCAGTGTAGAACAGGTTCGACATATGCTGAACGCTGTGGATCTGCTTTTCCACAGCTGCGATCCATTCGTCATCCGCTACACCGAAGGAGGTGACTGCGATGCCTGAACCCATGTCGATATATTCCTTGCCATTGACATCCTTTACCAGGGAACCTTTGCCGCTGATGATTTCAATGGGGAACCGTTTGTAGGTGGAGGCGACGTATTGGTTGTCCAGTTCGATGGTGTTCATAGGAACCTCCGGATAATTATCAGAATTAAGAATTCAGAATTCAGAATTAATGGTGGACAAAATATCTTCATCCTGCGGATTTGATATTTTGACGCTCACTCCCAGCCCTTTTGCCTGTCATCAGCTTCTTCTCCTTTGGAGACCATGGTGCCGGCACCTTCGTCGGTGAGAAGCTCCATCAGGATGGAGTGAGGGACGCGGCCGTCCATGAT is a genomic window containing:
- a CDS encoding carbamoyl phosphate synthase small subunit, with protein sequence MAYLVLANGTVFEGRRIGAHIDRIGELVFTTGMEGYLETLTDPSYYGQIVTQTFPLIGNYGVIEEDFEGHSELFGYIVRELCDTPSNFRSAYPLNEYLVAKGIPGLCGVDTREIVRITREEGVMNAMICDEIPSDLSEIRNFTVKDAVDSVTEAVKESFPAEGKEICRVALIDYGAKHNIIRSLQKRGCSVTVWPARTTAETILASDPDGIMLSNGPGDPKENTFCIGELKKLIGKLPVFGICLGHQLAALALGGDTIKLKYGHRGGNQPVRDLAAGRTYITSQNHGYAVVADSLKGIGTESFRNANDGSCEGMDYPDLKCFTVQFHPEAASGPRDTAILFDRFVENMTNGGKANA
- a CDS encoding acetylornithine transaminase, which translates into the protein MNTIELDNQYVASTYKRFPIEIISGKGSLVKDVNGKEYIDMGSGIAVTSFGVADDEWIAAVEKQIHSVQHMSNLFYTAPCANLAKALCDKTGMSKVFFSNSGAEANECAIKVARKWAAEHKGPACSTIVTLEQSFHGRTLTTLAATGQDHFHELFQPLTPGFASFPAGDMDALKKLCANGTVAAVLIEMVQGEGGVIALAPDFVKELAAFLKEQDILLMVDEVQTGNGRTGTMYAYMQYGLQPDVVSTAKGLAGGLPMGATLMSEKVKDVLSYGDHGSTFGGNPIAAAAALSIVERLTDDFLAEVTRKSQLIRSLLEGAPGIESISGLGLMIGLKTTKPAAEVLAACRENGVLCLTAKDKVRLLPALNTPDELLIKAADVIKAACK